From Merismopedia glauca CCAP 1448/3, a single genomic window includes:
- the lepB gene encoding signal peptidase I, which produces MTVPSKSENIGIELAKTLALSAILALGIRQFVAEARYIPSGSMLPTLQINDRLIVDKVSYHLKNPERQDIVVFDPTEELQKQNYHDAFIKRVIGVPGDKVEVRGGKVYINGKALTENYIQEQPRYNFGPVSVPPNQYLVLGDNRNNSYDSHYWGFVPREKIIGKAVLRFWPLDRMGGLSEESKPNTPNEVLQPTS; this is translated from the coding sequence ATGACCGTACCATCAAAATCTGAAAATATTGGCATTGAATTAGCTAAAACCCTGGCTCTAAGCGCCATATTAGCTTTAGGTATTCGCCAATTTGTAGCTGAAGCCCGCTATATTCCCTCTGGTTCAATGCTACCAACTTTGCAAATTAACGATCGCTTAATCGTTGATAAAGTCAGCTATCACTTGAAAAACCCAGAACGGCAAGATATTGTGGTGTTCGATCCCACAGAAGAGCTACAAAAGCAAAACTATCACGATGCTTTTATTAAACGAGTCATTGGCGTACCAGGTGACAAAGTTGAAGTTAGAGGTGGTAAAGTTTATATTAATGGTAAAGCTTTGACAGAAAATTATATTCAAGAACAGCCCCGCTACAATTTTGGACCTGTCAGTGTTCCTCCTAATCAATATTTAGTTTTAGGCGATAATCGCAATAATAGTTACGATAGCCATTACTGGGGATTCGTCCCACGAGAAAAAATCATAGGTAAAGCTGTATTACGTTTTTGGCCTTTAGATCGGATGGGCGGATTGAGTGAAGAATCAAAGCCTAATACTCCTAATGAAGTACTTCAACCAACTTCTTAA
- a CDS encoding dihydroorotase — protein MSVNNTLLIRNACILLPNGNFLTGDVEVRGKIIAQVAPKLLVSQVDREIDATGLTLLPGVIDPQVHFREPGLEHKEDLFTASCACARGGVTSFLEMPNTKPLTTTQAALDDKLQRAASKCLVNYGFFMGATPENLPDLLVANPTCGIKIFMGSAHGDLLVDNKSALEPIFAQGDRLIAVHAEDQARINQRRLEFAGTTDPAVHSQIQDNQAALLATQLALGLSKKYHRRLHILHLSTAEEAELLRQDKPSWVTAEVTPQHLLLNTSAYAKIGTLAQMNPPLRSPHDNEVLWQALLDGVIDFIATDHAPHTLEEKAKGYPNTPSGMPGVETSLPLMLTQAMQGKCSVPQVSNWMSSAVAKAYQIPNKGIIAPGFDADLVLVDLETYHPVLREELQTKCGWSPFEGWNLTGWPIVTIVGGQVVYERGQLHTEVRGEALSFG, from the coding sequence ATGTCTGTAAATAATACCCTATTAATTCGCAATGCTTGTATTCTCTTACCTAATGGTAATTTTTTGACTGGAGATGTTGAGGTTCGAGGCAAAATTATTGCTCAAGTTGCCCCAAAGTTATTAGTTTCTCAGGTAGATAGGGAAATAGACGCGACAGGTTTAACTTTGTTGCCAGGAGTTATCGATCCTCAAGTTCATTTTAGAGAACCAGGATTGGAACATAAGGAAGATTTATTTACTGCTAGTTGTGCTTGCGCTAGAGGGGGAGTCACTTCATTTCTAGAAATGCCGAATACTAAGCCTTTGACTACTACTCAAGCGGCGTTAGATGATAAGTTACAACGGGCGGCGAGTAAATGTTTAGTCAATTATGGCTTTTTTATGGGGGCAACTCCAGAAAATTTGCCAGATTTACTTGTTGCTAATCCTACTTGTGGGATTAAAATTTTTATGGGTTCGGCTCACGGCGATTTACTAGTAGATAATAAATCAGCTTTAGAGCCGATTTTTGCCCAAGGAGATCGATTAATTGCCGTTCATGCTGAAGATCAAGCCAGAATTAATCAAAGACGCTTAGAATTTGCCGGAACTACAGATCCTGCTGTTCATTCTCAAATTCAAGATAATCAGGCGGCGTTACTCGCAACTCAACTAGCTTTGGGATTATCGAAGAAATATCACAGAAGATTGCATATTTTGCACCTATCTACTGCCGAAGAAGCCGAGTTACTGCGTCAAGATAAACCTAGTTGGGTGACAGCAGAAGTTACCCCCCAGCATTTATTACTCAATACTAGTGCTTACGCTAAAATTGGCACTCTAGCGCAGATGAATCCGCCCTTGCGATCGCCCCACGATAACGAAGTTTTGTGGCAAGCTTTATTAGATGGGGTAATTGACTTCATTGCCACAGATCATGCCCCCCACACCCTAGAGGAAAAAGCTAAGGGTTACCCCAATACCCCTTCAGGAATGCCTGGAGTTGAGACTTCTTTACCCCTGATGCTCACCCAAGCGATGCAAGGTAAGTGTAGCGTACCTCAAGTCTCTAACTGGATGTCTAGCGCCGTAGCCAAGGCTTATCAGATTCCCAATAAAGGCATTATCGCCCCTGGTTTTGATGCAGACTTAGTTTTAGTAGATTTAGAGACTTATCATCCGGTTTTGCGAGAGGAATTACAAACTAAATGCGGTTGGAGTCCATTTGAAGGTTGGAATCTGACGGGATGGCCGATCGTAACTATTGTAGGCGGTCAAGTTGTCTATGAAAGAGGTCAACTTCACACCGAAGTGCGGGGAGAAGCTTTGAGTTTTGGGTAG
- a CDS encoding UbiD family decarboxylase: protein MARDLRGFLKLLETKGQLQKIDALVDPDLEIAEISNRMLQQGGPGLLFTNVKGTPHPVAINLMGTVERICWAMNLEHPLELEDLGRKLALLQQPKPPKKISQAVEFGKVLFDVLKAKPGRDFFPACQQVVIKDEAVDLNKLPLIRPYIGDAGKIITLGLVITKDCETGTPNVGVYRLQLQSHNTMTVHWLSVRGGARHLRKAAEQGKKLEVAIALGVDPLIIMAAATPIPVDLSEWLFAGLYGGSGVQLAKCKTVDLEVPADSEFVLEGTITPGEVLPDGPFGDHMGYYGGVEDSPLIRFQCVTHRKDPIYLTTFSGRPPKEEAMMAIALNRIYTPILRQQVSEIVDFFLPMEALSYKMAIISIDKAYPGQARRAALAFWSALPQFTYTKFVVVVDKDINIRDPRQVVWAISSKVDPSRDVFILPDTPFDTLDFASQKIGLGGRMGIDATTKIPPETNHEWGEPLESDPDVADMVTRRWAEYGLGDLDLKEVNPNLFGYDMK, encoded by the coding sequence ATGGCTAGAGACTTACGGGGATTTCTGAAATTACTAGAAACCAAAGGACAACTGCAAAAAATAGACGCTTTAGTCGATCCAGATTTAGAAATAGCTGAGATTTCTAACCGAATGTTACAGCAAGGCGGCCCAGGGTTACTCTTTACCAACGTCAAAGGTACTCCTCATCCAGTCGCAATCAACTTGATGGGAACGGTAGAGAGGATCTGTTGGGCGATGAACCTGGAACATCCCCTAGAATTGGAAGATTTGGGTAGAAAATTAGCTTTATTGCAGCAACCAAAGCCCCCTAAGAAAATCTCTCAAGCCGTAGAATTCGGTAAAGTTCTGTTTGACGTTCTCAAAGCTAAACCAGGTCGAGACTTTTTCCCAGCTTGCCAGCAGGTAGTAATTAAAGATGAAGCTGTAGATTTAAATAAATTGCCTTTAATTCGTCCCTACATAGGAGATGCAGGCAAAATAATCACGTTGGGATTGGTAATAACCAAAGATTGCGAAACCGGAACCCCAAATGTCGGGGTATACAGGTTGCAGTTGCAATCGCACAATACCATGACAGTTCACTGGCTGTCGGTGCGGGGTGGCGCGAGACACTTGAGGAAAGCCGCAGAACAAGGGAAAAAACTGGAAGTAGCTATAGCCCTAGGGGTCGATCCCCTAATTATCATGGCAGCAGCTACCCCCATCCCCGTAGACCTGTCAGAATGGCTATTTGCAGGGTTATACGGCGGATCTGGAGTCCAGCTAGCTAAGTGTAAAACCGTAGATTTAGAAGTTCCCGCCGATTCCGAGTTTGTTTTAGAAGGAACTATTACCCCAGGGGAAGTATTACCAGATGGCCCCTTTGGCGATCATATGGGATATTACGGCGGCGTGGAAGATTCCCCCTTAATTCGGTTCCAATGCGTCACCCACCGCAAAGATCCGATATATTTGACCACATTTAGCGGTCGTCCCCCCAAAGAAGAAGCCATGATGGCGATCGCCCTCAACCGGATCTACACCCCCATTTTACGGCAACAAGTCTCGGAAATAGTCGATTTCTTCCTCCCGATGGAAGCCTTGAGCTACAAAATGGCGATTATCTCCATCGATAAAGCCTATCCAGGACAAGCCCGTCGCGCAGCTTTAGCTTTCTGGAGTGCCCTACCCCAATTTACCTATACTAAGTTTGTAGTAGTGGTAGATAAAGACATTAATATCAGAGATCCGCGTCAGGTAGTTTGGGCGATTAGTTCTAAAGTAGACCCCTCCAGAGATGTATTTATCCTTCCCGATACACCTTTTGACACTTTAGACTTCGCCAGTCAAAAAATCGGTTTAGGTGGACGCATGGGAATCGATGCGACTACCAAAATCCCGCCAGAAACCAACCATGAATGGGGTGAACCCTTAGAATCAGATCCAGATGTCGCAGATATGGTAACCAGGCGTTGGGCAGAATACGGCTTGGGCGATTTAGATTTGAAAGAGGTCAATCCTAATTTGTTTGGGTATGACATGAAGTAG
- a CDS encoding BrnT family toxin, translated as MNFEWDEPKNQINIDKHGFDFADAYRVFNLPMVVDLDECSTYGEDRWIGIGLLDARVVVIVFTEPDEKTTRIISLRKALSHERKRYEQYLQNGLV; from the coding sequence ATGAATTTTGAGTGGGATGAGCCAAAAAATCAGATTAATATCGATAAACATGGCTTTGATTTTGCCGATGCATACCGAGTTTTCAATCTGCCAATGGTGGTTGACCTGGATGAGTGCAGCACCTATGGTGAAGATCGATGGATTGGAATCGGACTGCTAGATGCGCGTGTAGTGGTTATTGTCTTCACCGAACCTGATGAAAAAACAACTCGTATTATTTCCTTAAGAAAAGCACTCTCTCACGAAAGGAAGCGTTATGAGCAATATCTCCAGAACGGATTGGTCTAG